From the Pseudodesulfovibrio indicus genome, the window TCCTGGGGGTCTACGCGGACCGCTATTTCGACCGCACCGCCCTGTTCACCTGGGACCTGGACACCGTGGACTCGCTTACGGCCATGGGGTTCGCGCACGTCTTCCACCTGCCGCTGGGCGCGGACCCGTCCCGGCTGGTCCCGCACCGCGAGACCCCGGTGGAACCGTGGCGCGCCCGAGTCTCCTTCGTGGGCAACTCCATGCTCAGGAAGACCCTGCTGCGCGCCCGCGCCGCCGGGCCGTCCGAACCGCTGTTCCGCGCGGGCATGGAGGCCGCCGCCGCCTTTGCCCGGTCGGACGACCAACTGGCCGGGCCGTTCCTGGCCCGCGAGTACCCGGAGGTCCACGCCGGGTACGCGGCCTTCCCGGAGCCGGAGCGCCGACTGGCCTTCGAGACCTTCGTCACCTGGCAGGCCACCCTGCTCTACCGGCTGGACTGCGTGTCCCGGCTCATCCCCTTCGAGCCGCTCATCGTCGGCGACCCCGGCTGGCAGGAGCTGCTGGCCACCGTCCAGGGCTGGCGCTACCATCCGGAGCTGTCCTATTACGACGACCTGCCCGACTTCTATCCGCTGAGCGAAATCAATTTCAACTGCACCAGCCAGCAGATGAAGGGCGCGGTCAACCAGCGGGTCTTCGACGTGCCGTGCTGCAACGGATTCCTGCTCACGGATCACCGCCGACAGGTGGAGGAGCTGTTCGAACCGGAGCGCGAGATCGTCTGCTACCGCAACCCGGACGAGATCCCGGCCCTGGTCGAGCGGTACCTGAACGACCCGGCGGCCCGCAAGCAAGTGGCGGACGCGGCCCGCAAGCGGGTCCTGGCAGAACACACCTACGACCACCGCATGCGCGCGCTCATCGAGGCCGTGCGCGAAACCTTCGGTTAGCCCATGGACGAGAAGCCGATCCTCATACTCCAGATGCAGCGCATGGGGGACCTGATACTCTCCTATCCGCTCATGCTCTGGCTGGCCCGGCGCTACCCCGGCCACCCCATTTTCGTGGCCGCCGAGAAGATCTTCTACGAGCCGCTCATGCGCCTCTCCCCCCAGGCCACCTATTTCCCCTGGTCTGGGGCGGACGTGCTCAGGAAGTACGACTTCGAGATGGTCATCAACCTTTCGGTCCAGGCCAAGGCCGCGGTCCTCGCGGGGCAGGTCCGGGCCGAAACCAAGCTCGGCCCGGTGGAGAGCGCGGACGGCACGCGCTACGTGCACGGCGACTGGCAGCTCTACCGCTCGTCCCTGGTGGGCAACAATCTCTACAACCGGTTCCACTGGGCCGAACTGAACGGGCTGGACGCCATCTCCCATATGGAAATAGCCGCCACGACCCTGTCGGCCCCCCGAACCCTGCCCGGCTCCAACAAGGTGGGGCTGTTCCTGGGAGCCAGCGACGCGGCCAAGCGGCCCAGCGCCGAATTCTGGGCCGCCCTGGTGGACGAGCTGCACGCCCGCTCCCTGCGGCCCATCCTGTTCGGCGGCCCGGCCGAGAAGGATTTGGGCCTGGAGGTGGTCCGGCTGGCCAAGGGACCGGCCCTGAACCTCTGCGCGACCCTGGGGCTGGACGAATTCGGGGCCGTGGGCCAGGCCCTCGGGCTGTTCATCACCCCGGACACCGGCCCCATGCACCTGGCCGCCTGGACCGGGCTGAAATGCCTGAACCTGTCCATGGGCAACGTCAATCCGTGGGAGACCGGCCCGCTCGCCCCGGGCCACTACGTGCTCCGGGCCGACATGGACTGCGCCAAGGGATGCTGGCACTGCACCCGGGATTCCCTGCTCTGCCACGATCCGTTCAAGCCGGGCAGGGTGGCCGCCCTGGCGCGCCAGCTGCTGGCCGCGCCCACCCCCGGGCGGCTGGGCAAGCTGGAGCTGCCGGGGCTGTCCCTGTCCGAGACCGGCAAGTCCGGCCTCGGCCTCTACGCCTTGAAACGGCTGGGCAAAGCCGCGCCCGATGCCGAGCAGCTCGCTTCGGACTTCTGGCAGACCTGGTTCGGCCACCTGTTCGGGCTGTGGGGCGAGGGCAAACCCGCCGGGGCCTGGAAACGCCTTGCCGAGTCTGCGGAGGAGACCGCCGGTTCGCTGCTGGCCCACGTCCCGGAGATCAGCCGTCAGTTCAAGCACGGCCTCAAGTCCGGGGCCGTGCTGGACAAGTCCTTCTGGGCCGAAAGCCCGCCCATGGCCCGCCCCTTTACCGGATTCGCCCACATGTACCTGGAAAACAACGACTACTCCCGCCCTGCCTGGGCGCACGTGCTGGCCCTGTTGGAGCGGCTGGTCGCCGCCTGCCGCTAGGCCGCTTTCGCAGCGCCCGGCCCGAAAGGGTCATTTCTGCCGCCCCATAAACGGGCTTAACTCACTGATTTAAAGCTTTTTCCCAGTTGGCACGCCTTTTGATTGAATGTGTGCCGAAGGAGAAAAGCATGCAGAATATTCCCGGCACCGCCACAGAAGTCGTTTCCGAAGCGGCCAAGCTCGTCAAGCTGGCCACCACCGGCAAGAGCGGCACCAAGACCGCATACGACGGATCCAAGGACGACAGGCGCGCCCTTTTTGCCGAGCTGTTCAACGAGCACACGGAGATGGTCGAGGACGAACTGGCCATGGCACCGGTCTCGAGCAGGGAGAAGATGCTCGACTCCGCACCCAAGGTGAAGGACGAGGAAGAGAAGACGCCCTCCAGCGTCGCGGGAACCAAGGCCCGGACCGGGACCGAGGAAAAGACGCAGGACAAGTCCCTGGAAAGCCGCATGACCCAGGAGGACCTGGACGCGGTCAAGGAGGACCTCCAGGCCTACGGCATGTCCGACGAGGAAATCGCCGCCATCGAGAAGGAGGTCAACTCCGAAGAAGGGCTGACCTGGGGCAAGTTCGTGGCCACCGTGGCCAAGAAGATGGCCGACCTGCGCAAGGCCGAGATGAGCGACGAGCAGAAGGCCAGCCTGGCCGGATTCTTCAACAAGATCGGCTTCTCCGAAAAGGAGAGCGCCAAGCTCATTTCCCAGCTGGAGAAGGGCAACGTGGACCAGGTCCTGAAGCAGGTGGAGGCCAAGATCGACTCCCTGTCCGGGGACAAACAGCTCCTGTTCACCAAGGACGAGGTCGAGGCGTTCGTCTCGGCCATGGGGCTGTCCAAGGAATTCGTCAATCAGGTCCAGGAACTCTTCGCCACCAACAGCCTGCCCAAGGACGTCAAGGCCGCTTTTACCAAGATCAGCCAGGAGATGGCCGGTCTGGACAAGAAGGACCAGAAGCTGGTCCGCGCCCTGGGCAAGGCCTTTGCCGCCTCCATGGGTGACGCGAACAAGGAATCCACCGCCGCCGCACAGCTTGAGGCGGCCGTCGACCTGAAGCCGCGCGTGGCCGACCACAAGAACGACTCCGAGGCCCGCGAGGAGATGGCCGATGCCTTCAACTCGCGCCGGGAATCCTCCGGGGACGACGCCGCCCGCCGGAACGTGCAGCAGGCCGACGCCGGAAAGGCGGCGATCAAGGCCGACGCCAATACCCGGGATGACGCCGGGGCCCAGGGCAAGGACGAGGACTACGAGGCCGAACACGACCGCAAGTGGAACAACGCCTATGCCCAGGGAGGCGAGGATGCCGCCCGCGCCGAAGAGAAGGCGTCCGGGAACCTGCGCGCCGCCAGCGCCGACACCTCGGCCAAGACCGTGGCCGCCCAGCAGACCGCAGCGACCGCCGCAGCCAAGGCGGCGGAAAAAGTTTCCCCCCCCAAGGTCATGCGCCAGGTGGACCAGGCGATCCTCAAGACCCTGAGCAACGGGGCCAAGCAGCTCACCATCCAGCTCACCCCGGAGAACCTCGGCAAGCTGTCCGTGGTCCTCTCGGTCCAGGGCAAGGAGGTCAGCGCGACCATCCGCACCGAGCACGCCGACACCACCAAGGTCATCGCGGACAATCTCGACATCATTAAGAATTCTTTAGAATCTCAAGGGCTGAAGGTCGACAAGCTGGAGGTCCAGACCGGGCTTGCCGACAACTCCAACCACAATGGCTGGTTCGGCGAAAGCGAACACAACCTGTATCGCGAGCGCGAGGCCATGGTCGCCATGCGCAACCACATGCGCTCCATGCGGGAGCAGAACGGCACCGGTTTGGCCCGCGACATGCAATCTGTCGGGGAACGGGCAATTAGTTCCGACCACGGTTTGCACATTATCGCCTAAGCGAGGATTGTCATGGGTTATGTAGATACAACGGGCGTCTATCTCGGAGCGCAGGAAGAACGTCTTGCCGCCTCCAATGCGCCGGACGAGCACAAGACCAGCCTGGACCAGGACTCGTTCCTGACCATTCTCGTGGCCCAGCTCACGCACCAGGATCCCCTCAATCCCATGGAGGACACCGAGATGACCTCCCAGCTTGCGCAGTTCTCCAGCCTGGAGCAGTTGACCAGCATCAACAGCGGCATCTCCGCCCTCAACGAGACCATGGCCCAGGACGACATGCTCACCGCGGTCAGCTTCATCGGCAAGGAAGTCAAGGCCGAGGGCTACAAGGTCAGCCTGGACGACGGCAACGCCTCGACCATCTACTACGGCTTCGGCGAAACCGTGACCCGCATCATGATGAACATCTACGACAGCGAGGGCGCCATCGTCCGCACCGTGGAGCTCGGCAGCAAGGAAGCCGGGACCTACCAGTACACCTGGGACGGCAAGGACGAGAACGGCAACCAGCTGGACGACGGCCAGTACGGCGTGGGCATCCTGGGCGAGGACACCGGCGGCGATTACGTCATGGTCCAGACCGAAATTTCCGGGCGCGTGGACGCGGTGGTCAACGAGAACGGCACCCAGTACCTGCGGTTGGCCGACGGTCGGTTCGTCAACCTGCTCAACGTCAAGGAAGTCGTCGATCCCGACGCCTCGAGCGTGGTGGATCCCACCGACACCTCGGGCGAAGACGGGGAAGCCGGGGCCTAGATACGAATTTCACGCGGCAGCCAACGGAGGCCGCCGACTCTTGGAGAAGAGATTAGGAGGTTATTATGGGTTTAGGAGCATCACTCTACTCGGGCATTTCCGGCCTGACGGTCCACTCCGAAAGGATGACGGTCATCGGCAACAACCTGGCCAACGTGAACACCACGGGCTTCAAGGGTGCCATGATGCAGTTCGAGGACCTTGCCAGTGCCGACTTCGCCACGGTCAACGGCGTCGGCCAGGTCGGGCGCGGCGTGCGCGTGTCCACCGTCTATTCGGACTGGGGACAGGGGGCCTTCGAGTCCTCGACGGCGGCCACGGACATGGCCATCTCCGGCGATGGACTCTTCGTTGTCTCTCCCCCCGGCGAGGACATGAAATATTACACCCGGGCGGGCAACTTCCGCTTCGATCAGGACGGCTACCTGGTCGACCCCCACGGCTACGTGCTGCAGGGGTGGGAAATCCAGCGCGACTCCACCACGGTGACGACCACCACGTCGTCCACCACGCAGTCCACGAGTTCCGCGCGCATCATCGGCACCCCCACGGATATCCGCATGGAGAACTTCCAGTCCGAGCCGAAGGCGACCACCAACGTGTCCATCGTCACCAACCTGGACCCCACGGCGGCCGACGGCTCCACCAGCGGAACCGACCCGTATTTCGCCATGTTCAACAACTGGGACGGCACCCAGGAGACTCCGCTGGCCGGGACCCTGTACGCCTACTCCACCACCCTGAAGGTGTATGACGACATCGGCACCGCCCACAACCTGACTGTGTACTTCGACCCGGTCGAGATGAGCAACGCGGGCGGCGACACGGTGTGGGAATTCATGGTCACCTGCGAACCCAATGCGGATCGCCGCGTCCTGTCGGGCGCCGACGGCCTGATGACCCCCATCGGCCAGGGCGGCACCTCCGCCGCAGGTGTGCTGATGATCGGCACCCTGACCTTCACCACCGGCCAGCTGTCCGGCATGTCCGCCTACACGCTCAAGTCAAACGGCGGTGCCAACATCAAGGACCTGAACAACTGGGATCTGGCGGACTTCTCCACCAGCGGCTACCCGGTCTGCACGGCCAACTTCCTGGGCAAGTCAAACGCCTCGACCGCCGAGTCCGTGAACGCAACGCCCCTTCAGATCGATTTCGGCATCTCCAACAAGGATTTGTCGAGCAACACCGGCGGCCCCGTAACCATCGGCTGGGGCGGAGGACTGGGTACTTTGCCCACCACAGCGGCCGATGTTGGAAACAACATCAGCAATACCGGCTACCTGGCCAACTTCAAGGACCCGGCGGTCTCGGCGCTGGCCACCCAGAGCTACGACACCGGCGGCTCCTCCACCCTGTACCAGAGCCAGAACGGCTACTCCGCCGGCATCCTGCAGAACATCTCGGTCTCGCGCGAGGGCGTCATCTCCGGCCACTATTCCAACGGCCAGGTGCTGGAGCTCTACGCCGTGACCCTGGCGACCTTCACCAACCAGCACGGCCTGCGCCGTGAGGGCGGCAACCTGTTCACCGAGACCCTGGAGTCCGGCCCGGCCCTGACCGGCCAGGCGGGTTCCACCGGCAAGGGGACCATCGACGGCAACGCCCTGGAACAGTCCAACGTGGACATGGCCACGGAATTCGTGCGGATGATCACCACCCAGCGCGGCTTCCAGGCCAACACCAAGGTGATCACCACCGTGGATTCCATGCTCGGCGAAGTCATCGCCATGAAGCGATAAGCCTCCAAAGGGTCTTTAGTAACCCATACTGAAGACTCCTTCTCCAAGTACCTCCCGCCTGACCCTCGGGAGGTAAAGAAACCCAGCGGCCCCTCCGTGGAAACACGGAGGGGCCGTCCGGTTTTGGTGCGGGCACGAAATGGCCGGGGAAGGAAGAGGAAGGAGCGCGGTAATGACGTCCGCGCGTCCGCGTCTGATATACCCCTGTCGCGATGTGTCGTTTTGCGCTCTTACAGCGCCTTACTTTTTGGCTGGCGCCCCAAAAAGTAAGCAAAAAGTGCGCTTGCGGTGCGGCGGCGCGGAAACAGTGGCCAAGAGCCTGTAAGCGCCTTTCGCTGCCCTGACGGCATGTCTGCCGGGGCAGACTCAGTCGGGCTGCGCTTCGGCGCTTGAAACAGGCTCTAGGCCCCGGTTTCCGAATGACCGCTCTTCGGGCCGGGATTGTCCGAGCGTGGGAGGGATGGCGCGGAGAGGTTGTGGGTTTGGTGGGAGATTGTACGAATTTCTTTTTATGGATGAGAGGAAGGGGGAGGAGCGCGGGAGTGTTGTCCGCGCGTCCGCGTCTGATGTACCCCTGTCGCGATAAGTCGTTTTGCGCTTTTACAGCGCCTTACTTTTTGGCTGGCGCCCCAAAAAGTAAGCAAAAAGTGCGCTCGCGGTGCGGGGGCGCGAAAACAGTGGCCAAGAGCCTGTAAGCGCCTCCCGCTGCCCTGACGGCATGTCTGCCGAGGCAGACTCAGTCGGGCTGCGCTTCGACGCTTGAAACAGGCTCTAGGCCCCGGTTTCCGAATGACCGCTCTCCGGGCGAAGACCCTCCGAGCGTGAGGGGGATGGCGGAAGAGGGAGAAGCGCGGTAGTGATGTCCGCGCGTCCGCGTCTGAGGTTTTGCCTGTTGTGGTAGACTGTTTTGCGCTTTTACAGCGCCTTACTTTTTGGCTTGCGCCCCAAAAAGTAAGCAAAAAGTGCGCTTGCGGTGCGGCGGCGCGGAAACAGTGGCCAAGAGCCTGTAAGCGCCTCTCGCTGCCCTGACGGCATGTCTGCCGGGGCAGACTCAGTCGGGCTCCGCTTCGGCGCTTGAGACAGGCTCTAGGCCCCGGTTTCCGAATGACCGCTCTTTGAGCCGGGAATGTCCGAGCGAGAGAGGGCGTGCGGAAGAGGCGGAGTGCGGGGAGGCCGAGGATTTGGCGGGAGAGTGTACGGATTTTCTTTTTATGGATGAGAGGAAGAGGGAGGAGCGCGGTGGGTTTGGGCCGCGCGTCCGCGTCTGGGGTTTTTCCTGTTGTGGGAGACCGTTTTGCGCTTTTACAGCGCCTTACTTTTTGGCTTGCGCCCCAAAAAGTAAGCAAAAAGTGCGTTTGCGGTGCGGCTGCGCGGAAACAGTGGCCAAGAGCCTGTAAGCGCCTTTCGCTGCCCTGACGGCATGTCTGCCGAGGCAGACTCAGTCGGGCTGTGCTTCGGCGCTTGAAACAGGCTCTAGGCCCCGGTTTCCGAATGACCGCTCTTTGGGCTGGGATTGTCTGAGCGTGGGAGGTAAGGCACGAGAGGGAGTAGCGCGGTAATGATCTCCGCACACGAGAGGGACGGTGAAAGAGGTGGAACACGCCCTGGCCGATTCAACTCCAGACCATCCCCTCCCGCGCCTTCGAGGCGCAGCCTCAAACAGCCGTCACCCCCAAACCTTCGCCCATAGCACCCCTGGAGCGCCTTGGGGCGCAGCCCCAACAGCGGCTCTCATCACCCACCCCCCGGCCCAACGGACCTCCCATGGAGCATCTTTGGGGCACAGCCCCAAACAGCGGCTTTCATACCCCGCCGCTCCGACCGAAGGCCCTCCCATGGAACACCTTTGAGGCGCAGCCTCAAACAGTGGCTCTCCTACCCCGAAGTCCCGTTCGAAGGCCCCTCTTCCTTCGCCCTTCGTACCGTCAAGCAGCAGGGAGCGAGCCCTGTTCTGGACGCCTAGAAGCCGACCGCGAAGGGGCGGCGGCTCCGCTCCCGTGGCACCTCGGTATTCCATAAAAGGTGCGTTCTCGTGGAGGCTCGCACTCTACTTTTGATCGGATGGAGCCGCCCCGAGCGGATCGGATTCTCAGCGGCCAAACTGTGGGCGGGGATGACCCCCCGGCGTTTCTTTGGTTCTTTCTTTTCGCCCGGAAAAGAAAGAACCCCGCCGGGAGGGCTCCAAAAAAACACGGAGGAGCGCCAGCGACGGCTCTCCTCTTCCTCTTCTCTACTCTTCTCCTCTCTCATTCTCTCACCCTCTCATCCTCTTCTTCCCCCGCTAACGACTCACGGGATAACTAACGGGTACGGGTGAGATAATCGGGATCATCCGGGACCATCCGGGATATACCGGGACGGTCGATTCGGAAACGGCGTTACATATAATGAAATGTAAAATCAGAATGGCAAGGCGTGTTGCTTGACGCGGCGGCGCTCACCTTCTCTACGGAGAATACGGTAGATGTGCTGCGTTGACAATCCGTACTTGATCGCCAGTTCTTCCTGGTTGTCGCCGGTGAACTCGTCGTAGATTTGAGAGTCCCTAGTGCGAATTCGACCGATCATGTCCATGGGGATATAGAAGTTCTGCCCTCCATAAGCCTCGCCGACGTAATCCGCTACATCCGCACCGAACTCTTCAGCTTGAGCTTTCGGAATCTTAAGGTCCTTCCGAGCCCGGTCGGCGATACGGTCGGCCAAGTCAATCAAGAGTGCCGCTGCGCGCTGTCTGGTTTTGGATTCGTTGCTCATACTACCCCACGCGTTGCGACCATTTCTTGAGCGCCTCAATGATACCGCTGGCCTGGTAATGATTCAGCCACCGGTAGGACTCGACGCCGGATGCTTTGCCGCGCCGGGTCATGCGTTTGACGTAGGCATTGATGGCCGCCTCACTCGGATCGCGGACAACTCCGGCTTCATGGAGCGCCTGCCAGAGCGCCCAAATCTTTTGAGCCTGGGCGTCGGGCCGGGACGGTCGTTGCTTTGCACTGTTGCCCGCCATGACGTCCAGGTGAGTCACGAGGTCCTGGAGCTGCTCCATGGTCAGGTCAGCCGTGGAGGACTGTTTGTACCTATCCTCCAACATAAAACGATAATCCTCGTCGGGCATGACCAGGACGCGCTTTTGCAGCGTCTTGGCCTTGCGTATGAGGTTGGTCCTCCAGGTTGATACCGTCGTCATTGGCCGTCTCCTAGGTTGCTTGCTACGCGACGCCCTTGCGGGCGTTTCGTCCCTACGGACTCGTCAGGCGCAGATGATTACAGATCAAGCGCGATTGACCTGAAAATGGAACTGCGGGTCCATCCAGGTATCCACTTCTTTTTGAATGTCGGGGTAGTCGCTGGGCGCAGGGCCGTCGGGAAGGGTGGCTATGACCCACCCGGCCTGAAAGAAATCCCAACGAATCATGTAGGGCAGGACCTGCCCCTTATCATTGTACGCGACGAGGGGAACGGAATAGGTGTCGCCGTAGAAATCAAGTTTGTCCCGGTTGGGGGTACTCCATAAAGCTTCCATGGTATCTCCTACGTGGGTTTAATTCGGTTCAATGAACTTGATATTGCCTTCCAGGAAATCTCCATCGGGAACGATGTAAAAGCCTGCATCGTCGAATTTGATGGTCCCGGTACGGCCCTGGTCGTCTGTCACGCGGTCGCCGACAAAGAGTTCGGTCCCGTAATCGTCGAAGGTGAAATTGGTACACATATCGACTACAAAATTACGAGTCACAAGGGGTCGCGCCAGGCAAGGGCCGGTTGCCGGACTCCATGGAGAGGCGCAGGGTGGCGAGGATCTCGCTGGGCAGTGTGCGGTAGTTGCAATGCGCTGCCTCGGTGAGCGCGTCCAGGATGTCGATGTCCTGGGCAAAATCCAGCGCGACCTTGCGCGAGGCGGGAGCCGCGTCCGTCTTCGGTTCGTCCTTCTTCTGGTTCTTGACACACTGGTGACAGTGGGTCTTGGACAACAGGGTCTTTTCCAGTCCGCAGCCTGCGCAAATCCCTACTTTCTTGGTTGTCATATGTCCCTCCTGGGGCGTTGGTGTTCCTTTTGCTTTAGGTTCAAATCGGGTCAGCTCCTGGCCGTTGCTCTCGTCCCACTGCATCCAATCTTCGCAGCCGTTGCACTGAGGCGGTCTGCCGGGGCCTCCGCTGCCGCAATTGGCTTGGCCGCCCCATTGTGGACGTTTGCGGAGTGCTTCACAGTCTTTGAGCGTGATGGTCAGATGGAGCTTGTTGCAGCGGTAATGGAGCATTACTATCCCTCTTGCAGTACGGTTCGCTGGGCCGCGTTCAGCGGCTTCGAAAGAGGAACCGCCCGGCCATCGCGCAATCCGTTCAGCAGATCGCGGTCGCGGACCTTTCGCTTTTTGGGCTCACGGTGTCTCAAGTCATCGGGCATTTCCGCCTCGATGGCGCTCTCCTTGACAGGCACCAGGGCCGACTCCGTGACCGGGGTGACCTTCTTTTGGGCCTGGAGCCGCTTGGATACGGTGTAGACAACGCCGTTCAGATACGAAATGCGGGCCGCGTCCCTGGACCGGTTTGACCGCAGCCTCCGGCACTGCTCGCGCAGGTATGTTGAGCCCATGCGCAA encodes:
- a CDS encoding flagellar hook protein FlgE yields the protein MGLGASLYSGISGLTVHSERMTVIGNNLANVNTTGFKGAMMQFEDLASADFATVNGVGQVGRGVRVSTVYSDWGQGAFESSTAATDMAISGDGLFVVSPPGEDMKYYTRAGNFRFDQDGYLVDPHGYVLQGWEIQRDSTTVTTTTSSTTQSTSSARIIGTPTDIRMENFQSEPKATTNVSIVTNLDPTAADGSTSGTDPYFAMFNNWDGTQETPLAGTLYAYSTTLKVYDDIGTAHNLTVYFDPVEMSNAGGDTVWEFMVTCEPNADRRVLSGADGLMTPIGQGGTSAAGVLMIGTLTFTTGQLSGMSAYTLKSNGGANIKDLNNWDLADFSTSGYPVCTANFLGKSNASTAESVNATPLQIDFGISNKDLSSNTGGPVTIGWGGGLGTLPTTAADVGNNISNTGYLANFKDPAVSALATQSYDTGGSSTLYQSQNGYSAGILQNISVSREGVISGHYSNGQVLELYAVTLATFTNQHGLRREGGNLFTETLESGPALTGQAGSTGKGTIDGNALEQSNVDMATEFVRMITTQRGFQANTKVITTVDSMLGEVIAMKR
- a CDS encoding flagellar hook-length control protein FliK; the protein is MQNIPGTATEVVSEAAKLVKLATTGKSGTKTAYDGSKDDRRALFAELFNEHTEMVEDELAMAPVSSREKMLDSAPKVKDEEEKTPSSVAGTKARTGTEEKTQDKSLESRMTQEDLDAVKEDLQAYGMSDEEIAAIEKEVNSEEGLTWGKFVATVAKKMADLRKAEMSDEQKASLAGFFNKIGFSEKESAKLISQLEKGNVDQVLKQVEAKIDSLSGDKQLLFTKDEVEAFVSAMGLSKEFVNQVQELFATNSLPKDVKAAFTKISQEMAGLDKKDQKLVRALGKAFAASMGDANKESTAAAQLEAAVDLKPRVADHKNDSEAREEMADAFNSRRESSGDDAARRNVQQADAGKAAIKADANTRDDAGAQGKDEDYEAEHDRKWNNAYAQGGEDAARAEEKASGNLRAASADTSAKTVAAQQTAATAAAKAAEKVSPPKVMRQVDQAILKTLSNGAKQLTIQLTPENLGKLSVVLSVQGKEVSATIRTEHADTTKVIADNLDIIKNSLESQGLKVDKLEVQTGLADNSNHNGWFGESEHNLYREREAMVAMRNHMRSMREQNGTGLARDMQSVGERAISSDHGLHIIA
- a CDS encoding glycosyltransferase family 9 protein, which produces MDEKPILILQMQRMGDLILSYPLMLWLARRYPGHPIFVAAEKIFYEPLMRLSPQATYFPWSGADVLRKYDFEMVINLSVQAKAAVLAGQVRAETKLGPVESADGTRYVHGDWQLYRSSLVGNNLYNRFHWAELNGLDAISHMEIAATTLSAPRTLPGSNKVGLFLGASDAAKRPSAEFWAALVDELHARSLRPILFGGPAEKDLGLEVVRLAKGPALNLCATLGLDEFGAVGQALGLFITPDTGPMHLAAWTGLKCLNLSMGNVNPWETGPLAPGHYVLRADMDCAKGCWHCTRDSLLCHDPFKPGRVAALARQLLAAPTPGRLGKLELPGLSLSETGKSGLGLYALKRLGKAAPDAEQLASDFWQTWFGHLFGLWGEGKPAGAWKRLAESAEETAGSLLAHVPEISRQFKHGLKSGAVLDKSFWAESPPMARPFTGFAHMYLENNDYSRPAWAHVLALLERLVAACR
- a CDS encoding Mor transcription activator family protein; protein product: MSNESKTRQRAAALLIDLADRIADRARKDLKIPKAQAEEFGADVADYVGEAYGGQNFYIPMDMIGRIRTRDSQIYDEFTGDNQEELAIKYGLSTQHIYRILRREGERRRVKQHALPF
- a CDS encoding regulatory protein GemA; translation: MTTVSTWRTNLIRKAKTLQKRVLVMPDEDYRFMLEDRYKQSSTADLTMEQLQDLVTHLDVMAGNSAKQRPSRPDAQAQKIWALWQALHEAGVVRDPSEAAINAYVKRMTRRGKASGVESYRWLNHYQASGIIEALKKWSQRVG
- a CDS encoding flagellar hook assembly protein FlgD, with product MGYVDTTGVYLGAQEERLAASNAPDEHKTSLDQDSFLTILVAQLTHQDPLNPMEDTEMTSQLAQFSSLEQLTSINSGISALNETMAQDDMLTAVSFIGKEVKAEGYKVSLDDGNASTIYYGFGETVTRIMMNIYDSEGAIVRTVELGSKEAGTYQYTWDGKDENGNQLDDGQYGVGILGEDTGGDYVMVQTEISGRVDAVVNENGTQYLRLADGRFVNLLNVKEVVDPDASSVVDPTDTSGEDGEAGA
- a CDS encoding CgeB family protein, producing MQESLTTWPKFRGKTPRILLLTSQYFLIGELEAACVRLGVDHLLLDLGAKEMDLDEFVTVMEDAFSSFRPDFVLTVNHLGVDREGVLVSLLERYGLPLASWFVDNPHLILGVYADRYFDRTALFTWDLDTVDSLTAMGFAHVFHLPLGADPSRLVPHRETPVEPWRARVSFVGNSMLRKTLLRARAAGPSEPLFRAGMEAAAAFARSDDQLAGPFLAREYPEVHAGYAAFPEPERRLAFETFVTWQATLLYRLDCVSRLIPFEPLIVGDPGWQELLATVQGWRYHPELSYYDDLPDFYPLSEINFNCTSQQMKGAVNQRVFDVPCCNGFLLTDHRRQVEELFEPEREIVCYRNPDEIPALVERYLNDPAARKQVADAARKRVLAEHTYDHRMRALIEAVRETFG